The following proteins come from a genomic window of Corallococcus sp. NCRR:
- the hemL gene encoding glutamate-1-semialdehyde 2,1-aminomutase, whose product MKHAQSQALFARAQARIPGGVNSPVRAFRGVGGDPVFFKEGSGAWLTDVDGNRYVDLVGSWGPLILGHAYPPIVEAILEAARRGTTFGAPVAAEVEFAELLCATVPSVEKVRLVSSGTEATVAAIRVARGFTGRDYILKFEGCFHGAGDPFLVKAGSGVETLGLPDSPGVPAALASLTLTAPFNDLEAVERIFNEKGQDIACAIIEPVVGNMGVLVPRPGYLEGLQKLCQKHGVLFVLDEVMTGFRLARGGAQELYGLKPDLTTMAKVVGGGMPLGAYGGRRDIMSKVAPEGPVYQSGTLSGNPVAVAAGMACVKALAAPGTYQRLEQLGLLLEEGFRAEAKAAGVPVTVNRVGSMLTVFFTAEPVFDYASAKKADTAKFGRFFHAMLQEGVYLPPSQFEAAFVSLAIGEPEVAHVLAAARKAFRALGDAR is encoded by the coding sequence ATGAAACACGCTCAAAGCCAGGCCCTCTTCGCCCGTGCGCAGGCGCGCATCCCGGGTGGCGTGAACTCTCCAGTGCGTGCCTTCCGTGGCGTGGGAGGCGACCCCGTCTTCTTCAAGGAGGGCTCCGGCGCGTGGCTCACCGACGTGGACGGCAACCGCTACGTGGACCTGGTGGGCAGCTGGGGCCCGCTCATCCTGGGCCACGCGTACCCGCCCATCGTGGAGGCCATCCTGGAGGCCGCGCGGCGCGGCACCACCTTCGGCGCGCCCGTCGCCGCGGAGGTGGAGTTCGCGGAGCTGCTCTGCGCCACGGTGCCTTCGGTGGAGAAGGTGCGCCTGGTCTCCAGCGGCACGGAGGCCACGGTGGCCGCCATCCGAGTGGCGCGCGGCTTCACCGGCCGCGATTACATCCTCAAGTTCGAGGGCTGCTTCCACGGCGCGGGCGACCCGTTCCTCGTGAAGGCGGGCAGCGGCGTGGAGACGCTGGGCCTGCCGGACTCGCCGGGCGTGCCGGCCGCGCTGGCGTCGCTCACGCTCACCGCGCCCTTCAACGACCTGGAGGCCGTGGAGCGCATCTTCAACGAGAAGGGCCAGGACATCGCCTGCGCCATCATCGAACCCGTGGTGGGCAACATGGGCGTGCTGGTGCCGCGCCCCGGCTACCTCGAAGGGTTGCAGAAGCTCTGCCAGAAGCACGGCGTGCTCTTCGTGCTGGATGAGGTGATGACGGGCTTCCGGCTCGCGCGTGGCGGCGCGCAGGAGCTGTACGGGCTCAAGCCGGACCTGACCACCATGGCGAAGGTGGTGGGCGGCGGCATGCCGCTGGGCGCGTATGGCGGCCGGCGCGACATCATGTCCAAGGTGGCGCCGGAGGGCCCCGTGTACCAGTCCGGCACGCTGTCCGGGAACCCGGTGGCGGTGGCGGCGGGCATGGCGTGCGTGAAGGCGCTGGCGGCGCCGGGGACGTACCAGCGGCTGGAGCAACTGGGTCTGCTGTTGGAGGAGGGCTTCCGCGCGGAGGCGAAGGCGGCGGGCGTGCCGGTGACGGTGAACCGCGTGGGCAGCATGCTCACGGTGTTCTTCACGGCGGAGCCGGTGTTCGACTACGCGTCCGCGAAGAAGGCGGACACTGCGAAATTCGGGCGCTTCTTCCACGCGATGCTGCAAGAAGGTGTGTACCTGCCGCCCAGCCAGTTCGAGGCGGCGTTCGTGTCGCTGGCCATCGGCGAGCCGGAGGTGGCGCACGTGCTCGCCGCGGCCCGCAAGGCGTTCCGCGCGCTTGGCGACGCCCGTTGA
- the gloA gene encoding lactoylglutathione lyase → MRILHTMLRVGDLEKSLDFYTRVLGMTLLRRQDYPDGRFTLAFVGYGPEDTHPALELTHNWDTAKYELGSAYGHIALGVSDIHATANAIRQAGGKVVREPGPMKHGTTVIAFVEDPDGYKVELIQQKR, encoded by the coding sequence ATGCGCATCCTCCACACCATGCTCCGTGTCGGCGACCTGGAGAAGTCGCTCGACTTCTACACCCGCGTGCTCGGCATGACGCTCCTGCGCCGCCAGGACTACCCGGACGGCCGGTTCACCCTCGCCTTCGTCGGCTACGGCCCGGAGGACACCCACCCGGCCCTGGAGCTGACCCACAACTGGGACACGGCGAAGTACGAGCTGGGCTCCGCCTACGGCCACATCGCCCTGGGCGTCAGCGACATCCACGCCACCGCCAACGCCATCCGGCAGGCCGGCGGCAAGGTCGTCCGCGAGCCCGGCCCCATGAAGCACGGCACCACCGTCATCGCCTTCGTGGAGGACCCGGACGGCTACAAGGTGGAGCTCATCCAGCAGAAGCGCTGA
- a CDS encoding serine/threonine protein kinase: MATPVEPEALSGPMRFGPYTLVRRIGAGGMGEVFLAREEGVRRAVVVKKVLPGLVDSRQFVGRFRDEARVVVRLAHPNIARVYAMGEVDGQLFLAMEYVLGKTLSRLAYRLRQRQRMMPLGPLLQMGIRLCEGLAYAHDATDEAGHPLHLVHRDLSPANVCVSYAGEVKIIDFGAAQSTLKEQQTAPRVVIGNLTYMAPEQARKRTVDRRADLYAVGVVLWELFSWKPLSQRGDPLERWRRAAYPQWEPAGRYRPDLPRAVDAFLARALASEPNDRFPTATAMAEALGALKEKLAPNVTDQDLVRLMSAAFPREKVIEQQMLDDLLREQPERANTRQEFPSVLAPPGAVDAAEALRAQEDIATEALDAAKVAQAEGAGAARPPPPEYATVGQQTEALDAAKVEQALRAAAEAQRPRAESGDAAEPPRKAPPARLHNLEITMDAWLPGIGAAEPTTPGLPPQTPEAATAPSSSPGAAPWTPGPGEDEATPQESPATLEPRGGPGSEDTTDPGERTPAPAESPSGRQAPAEEPPRPDWNPDADAKDSVTHLRASHSEGPPPAPEDSPMQNRPSRPGWTPGAGSEDSTTNERPARKSATGLPAAGKGGWTPGSGEDDATEGASPMTSRPDADDDADDEGTDVDKPGRSKAPPAPRAPQPRPQTSVGPAPQSRPATSAGAAPQARPAEAFPDATRPMSQDELPLPWTPQGSGEATEALEAAKIFGALSQTTGNMPAYLDEKATPYVAPKEAPRRKAPAVDERPHETRPMQVRTKTRETLVGYDMDISEALRQAELKRREEELAAQKRGKKRPAKPKSTGGNPLQGLWPIPPQHRFWVMLVVVALACGLGFGVMWLFLNGGEGGV; this comes from the coding sequence TTGGCGACGCCCGTTGAACCCGAGGCCCTGAGCGGGCCCATGCGCTTCGGCCCCTACACCCTCGTGCGCCGCATTGGCGCCGGGGGGATGGGGGAGGTCTTCCTCGCGCGCGAGGAGGGCGTGCGGCGCGCGGTGGTGGTGAAGAAGGTGCTGCCGGGGCTGGTGGACAGCCGGCAGTTCGTGGGCCGCTTCCGCGACGAGGCCCGCGTGGTGGTGCGGCTGGCGCACCCGAACATCGCGCGCGTGTACGCGATGGGCGAGGTGGACGGGCAGTTGTTCCTCGCCATGGAGTACGTGCTGGGCAAGACGCTCAGCCGGCTCGCGTACCGCTTGCGGCAACGTCAGCGGATGATGCCCCTGGGGCCGCTGCTCCAGATGGGCATCCGGCTGTGCGAGGGCCTGGCGTACGCGCACGACGCGACGGACGAGGCCGGGCACCCGCTGCACCTGGTGCACCGCGACCTGTCCCCCGCGAACGTGTGCGTGAGCTACGCGGGCGAGGTGAAGATCATCGACTTCGGCGCGGCGCAGTCCACGCTGAAGGAGCAGCAGACGGCGCCGCGCGTGGTGATTGGCAACCTCACGTACATGGCGCCGGAGCAGGCCCGCAAGCGCACGGTGGACCGGAGGGCGGACCTGTACGCGGTGGGCGTGGTGCTGTGGGAGTTGTTCTCGTGGAAGCCGCTGTCGCAGCGGGGCGACCCGCTGGAGCGCTGGCGGCGCGCGGCCTATCCGCAGTGGGAGCCGGCGGGGCGCTACCGGCCGGACCTGCCGCGCGCGGTGGACGCGTTCCTGGCGCGAGCGCTGGCGTCCGAGCCGAACGACCGCTTCCCCACGGCGACGGCCATGGCGGAGGCGCTGGGTGCGCTGAAGGAGAAGCTGGCGCCCAACGTGACGGATCAGGACCTGGTGCGGCTGATGTCGGCGGCCTTCCCGCGCGAGAAGGTCATCGAGCAGCAGATGCTGGACGACCTGCTGCGCGAGCAGCCCGAGCGCGCGAACACGCGTCAGGAGTTTCCGTCCGTGCTCGCGCCCCCCGGGGCCGTGGACGCGGCGGAGGCGCTCCGCGCGCAGGAGGACATCGCGACCGAGGCGCTGGACGCGGCGAAGGTGGCGCAGGCGGAGGGCGCGGGCGCCGCGAGGCCACCACCGCCCGAGTACGCCACCGTGGGGCAGCAGACCGAGGCCTTGGACGCGGCGAAGGTGGAGCAGGCGCTGCGCGCGGCGGCGGAGGCGCAACGGCCGCGGGCGGAGTCTGGTGACGCGGCGGAGCCGCCGCGCAAGGCGCCTCCGGCGCGGCTGCACAACCTGGAAATCACCATGGATGCCTGGCTGCCAGGCATTGGCGCCGCGGAGCCCACCACGCCGGGACTTCCTCCCCAGACGCCAGAGGCGGCCACGGCCCCTTCATCCTCGCCGGGGGCCGCGCCATGGACGCCCGGGCCGGGCGAGGACGAGGCCACCCCTCAAGAGTCTCCCGCCACGCTGGAACCCCGTGGGGGACCGGGCTCCGAGGACACCACCGACCCGGGTGAGCGCACCCCCGCGCCCGCGGAGTCGCCTTCGGGCAGGCAGGCTCCGGCGGAAGAACCGCCTCGGCCGGATTGGAATCCGGACGCGGACGCGAAAGACTCCGTTACACACCTTCGAGCGTCTCACAGTGAGGGGCCCCCCCCGGCCCCGGAGGACTCACCGATGCAGAACCGCCCCTCGCGCCCGGGCTGGACTCCCGGCGCAGGCAGTGAGGACTCCACCACCAACGAGCGGCCCGCGCGCAAGAGCGCCACGGGCCTGCCCGCCGCTGGCAAGGGCGGCTGGACCCCGGGCTCCGGCGAGGACGACGCCACCGAGGGCGCCTCGCCCATGACCTCGCGCCCGGACGCGGACGACGACGCGGACGATGAGGGCACCGACGTCGACAAGCCCGGCCGCTCCAAGGCGCCCCCCGCGCCGCGCGCTCCGCAGCCGCGTCCCCAGACCTCCGTGGGCCCCGCGCCGCAGTCGCGCCCCGCCACCTCCGCGGGCGCCGCCCCCCAGGCGCGCCCCGCGGAAGCCTTCCCGGACGCCACCCGCCCCATGTCCCAGGACGAGCTGCCGCTGCCCTGGACGCCGCAGGGCTCGGGCGAGGCCACCGAGGCCCTGGAGGCCGCGAAGATCTTCGGCGCCCTGTCCCAGACGACGGGCAACATGCCGGCCTACCTGGACGAGAAGGCCACCCCCTACGTCGCGCCCAAGGAGGCCCCGCGCCGCAAGGCCCCCGCCGTGGACGAGCGGCCCCACGAGACGCGCCCCATGCAGGTGCGGACCAAGACGCGCGAAACGCTCGTGGGCTACGACATGGACATCTCGGAGGCGCTCCGGCAAGCGGAGCTGAAGCGCCGCGAGGAAGAGCTCGCCGCCCAGAAGCGCGGCAAGAAGAGGCCCGCGAAGCCGAAGTCCACGGGGGGCAATCCGCTCCAGGGCCTGTGGCCCATCCCGCCCCAGCACCGCTTCTGGGTCATGCTCGTGGTGGTGGCCCTGGCGTGCGGCCTGGGCTTCGGCGTGATGTGGCTCTTCCTCAACGGCGGCGAAGGCGGCGTCTGA